The following is a genomic window from Aythya fuligula isolate bAytFul2 chromosome 7, bAytFul2.pri, whole genome shotgun sequence.
ACAAAGGCAAGAGTAATTgttccattaaatatttttttctggatctCTTCTATATTCCCATATTGATGAAAAATAATACCGTGTGGGTAATATGCCTTCTATACGCACAGTCTTTTAATACTTAATTATGTTTTGCTTTAGGAAATTGATGAGTACATCGTACAAGCCAAAGAAAGAGGCTATGAGACCATGGTGAATTTTGGAAGGCAAGGCTTGAATTTGGCAGCAActgctgcagtgacagcagctgtAAAGGTAACCTTTTGCTTACGTTAATTGCTTTTGTCCTTGATATACTTATTGAACAGTGTGGTGGTACCAGGATTTGCCATTCCTGAATAAAAAGATGAATTCAACAAATGTGTTGAAAACCTGGAACACAATGAAAGGGTTGCAGCACTGTAGTACTCATACTATGTCTAGGATGGCTTGTAGTTACCTTTTCAATGATGGGGATCAGATTACTGTAATTCAGAAGATAGCATGCAATTTTCTATGCAGGCTTTTGGTAAAGATGaccattgtttcttttctgtctccGTTGTGCTTTCTTGTTGATAAACAAACTGTTTAAAGGATTTCTGgcttctttctgctgtttttctccaaTCAACTTGAGGTAACCGCATATATGAAATAAGGCATGATAGATTACTACTACAGATAAGTTATCTTGACACAATTAACTTGTTTGCAGCTAGCTGATTGAATTAGTAAATTAATGCACTAAGCATAAGCTTGCATATTACTGCTTAGCATACTCTTGCTTTGTTGTCTAATTTCCATTAAATCATGAAGTACACTGTGGTTGTTACAGATCCAAGTTTGTACAAAACTCATAACATTCAGTTGAATTTCGAAGGGTTCTGGgtctaggaaaacaaaataagtgcTTAAGTAAGCTTCTGAGCAACTTGTGGCCCAACAGCAGGGAGTAGAACTGACTAGCATGATGATTATTTTGGCAGCGTGTATTGTACAATCATAAAAGTGTTTGGGTATCCTACTTAATACTcaattaaagcaaaacacagaggtATGGAAAGTAAGTTGTGTATATCCTAGCTAAATGATAATCTTGAGACTATCAGGATTAATTTCCTCTAATGAATAAATGGAACTGCTGTGTTTGTAGTAGCAGGACTGAAAACTGTCAGTAGATAGCAGAAAGCACTGTAGAGATCCCAAGCTGTGACGTTTAAGGAAATACAGCTAGCGTTTAACTTAAATTTCTGTGCTCATCTGTAAACTTAGTTAATAAATCAAACTCACttgttaaaaatgcattttcaaatactATCTTAAAAAGGTTTGGAGAAAGCCCCTGTATCTTCTTcgttcactttattttttttaagatgtatgTGGACagtagtttaaaaagaaaaacacaacacattgttttaaaatatgggCACAATGAgcctgaaatactgaaaacGTGGTTCAATTTGATTGCTGGctcctttttttattgttcaaaTTCTTAGCGTTACTTTGAGGCATGAAGTATACTCCATTTCATTCTACATTGGATACTATAATTCCTCTAGAAGTAGAGCGAAAGTAggttatttaaaagcaaaaaaaaaacaaacagcaaaaccaacCTCAAAGTACTCTGGGGAAAATTTAAGAACTATGCTATTTAAACATGCCAAGAAGGTAAATTCTCTGCCAAACAGCAATCATAACTTACTCCAATGCGTGCTGTAATGATACTTAGGCTCTGTCTGGCTGGCTGGCTAAGGTAGAATATGTCCTTGTTAATTCTTAGAGTGCTACAGATacattgtgaaataaataatgcaaatatcTCCTCCCAGTTTCTTCTGAAGTATGAATAACTTTTGCCTAAATGTCATCCATGTTTGGATTTTGTAGCTATTCAGCTGTGACTGGCAGGATGCCTGCtctattttcttaaaacttgCTTAACACGCTCATGAATATTTGTACAGAATTATTTTGGTGCAGATGAGATGCTTGGTTAAAACAACTACTACAGTACCAGAGACCTAAAATAGACATAatttaaacactgaaagaagtgactctttgaaaatctttattttggcATGTTAAAcctcttttcagtttctcattccAAAAAGCTGGGAGTGCCTGCTCTGTGCAAGCAAATGGAGACAATGCACGTGTTCTTGATTTTTGTTCCCTGTTTTTCAGGAGTTgactgctgcctccagcaggtGAAAAGATTATCCCTTCAGCATGAGCTGGTAGAGCATGCTATAGTATTTCAGGAATGGAATGCTATTAGTGAGATCAGTTTTGATGGGAAGGAGACACATTCatcatcacttttttttaatagaccAAGCATGCTTATTCTGACACATTGGATCTTAAATTAGGAGTAGAGAATGTAGGAGGTTAAAGACGAGAAGAGGTCCAAAGAAAACTTCTGCTCACTAAAGCATTCAAGTAAATGACTCTAGGATCTCTATGTTCTCTGACTTCAGTAAATTTGCCTGGACTTCAGTAAAATCGCTTAGAAAATCTGGaatattttcaagaacaaaagTGGGAAAGAGTGGCTTCTCCAAGGGCTgacaaaggaaaatgggattAGCATTGAAAGGCTAGTTGGCTATGTAGGGAAGGCTGAAGCAGACAGGTCAGTCTACTGAAATTTGACATAGATTCAAGAGTGCTCAGCTGTAAAGTTGAAATATAAttggcaggagctgtggcttAGACTTTACATTCCTATACTGATATTTTTAGCTGCTGCTAGTTAGCCTCTGTTCACATAACATTTGTGTCCAGACAACACAATTTGATCGTAAAGCTACTTTTTCCTTAATGTGTTGGTTAATCTACACCAGTTGAAATTCAGTGTTTCAAAACCGGCTAAATAGCATACATTAGAAAGTCAATTGTGTTACTGTCATGttaattttagaataaaaatctttgaaaaatacaaatttcaggGTACTTAAAGATGAAGCACACTCCAGGCTAACTTTTTGCAGTGtactaattaagaaaaatgaaggtaTGAAAGAATCAGCTACAAGATGCATTTAATGATATGAAAGCTGGTGGAGCTCTTCCAGCTCAGTTTTATAGGGGGTTTTGGAAATTGTCACAATGCTCAGTTCCACCAATATGTCTTGTATTTTGATGCATCTGCTTTCCAGATCTTCAGAGATGCAGCTTAACTGTACGCTGCAATTTCTGCCAACACATAAATTTGGGCTTTGCAAACTACTGGggagcactgttttttttctatcactACCAGCAGGATGGCTACTCATTATGCTCTGAAACACACTGTACTTTCTAAAAAGGTCACACAAATATTGTTCACATGtaaattacttgaaaataattcttattttgaCGGCTGTATTTCTGCATGACTCTTAGTCATCCTGAATCTGCTAcctctttgctgttttaatgcTCTTCTAATAGCCTTGCTGaaccttcccctccttcctgcGTAGTGCATGACAGAGGAAggtgccctgcagccagctgtggcACGCAGCCAGTATCACTATTAGCAGCTCAGCTCTCCAGCCATACTGCTTTCATCCCTCCTCCGTGCTGGGACTCCCTGGCACACTGCAGAGGTCAGTCGTGGGCCAGCAGTCCCTCTGCAGCTTGAGAGGGAGCAGAAGTCCTTCCCTGGCAGCCCGGATCGGAGTGGGGAGAGAACAGCTGGGAATGTGGGTGCTGCACACCGCGGCTTTGCAGTCACGGCACTCCAGGCAGTTCTGTGAATGCTGAGGCCATTCAGCACTTGTCCCGTGAAGCCAAGCAGCTTTGTTCAGTGATCCTGACCACTGAGGGAGCACAAGTCcaatttaaacaacaaaaaatagtcCCCGAGGCAGACATACTGTGTGGTGTCTGCTTACAGCAACTTCCCTGGGTTAAGTATATAGATTATAAAAATACAAGCCTAATAGCAAAGTTGAGAAGGGCATTTCATAGACAAGGGTCAGCTGCTGTGACTACATACTAATAGCTTGCTAGAATCCAGCTCGTCTCAAAGCGGTCCCTTTAGTAGGCTATCTTTGTCAAAAACTGGATTTAGAAACCCATTACAACTTTAATTGGTGCTTCAGATGTATCACTGGTAATGAATGCGGTCTCTGAAGAAGGCTTAGTATGTTTTAGGAAAAACTGGAGAATAAATAAGCGGACTCATTTTTAAGGCCTGCATTTTAAGTCTACACAAACTTCACAGTTCAAATCTccaacattcaaaaaaaaaaaaaaaaagctgtaaaaatgagCACTGGAGTCAGGAGATTCCCCATGTGCGACTGGACTGCTGTGGCCACTAATTATCTGAATTTTCTAGGCAAGGTATCAAAGGTCTTAGCATAATACAGTTCTAAATGAGAATGTTCCTTTGGGCATGGAGGATGGAAGAAGCTTCTTAAAACTTGAGATCTGTATTAGTATTTAATAAAGAACACAGCACAACAGTCCAAAAAAGTTAAACATAAAGAACATAGCACAACAGTGCACACACCCACACCCTCTCCCCTTGAAATTTGTCCTCTTTGTCTGTGTGGTGATATCAAACTGATCCTGATTTGGCTGAATTGGACCTTCCTAGGGGTGAGATGGAAACTGCTTCCCAGCAGAAGGAGACTGGTGGGGCTGTAGGAAGCATCTGCTGAAGATGCCATGGTGTGAGCATGACTGCAGCACGGTGCTGGTTCTGCAGCCTCCGTTTCTCCTCTAACTTAggcacttctgctgcttctcttctttttccctgacATCCTTCCAAAGTACTTAGTGCTTGCTCATTGTTATTTTAGGGCACGTTGGTTGACCTTTCTCCCACTTTGAAGAACACAATTCTGTATCCAAATACGCATTGAAAAATAAGGTCCAATGTTCACAGTTAGGATCTAGTCCTCTGCGTCTCCAACGCAGAATAAGAAATACAGGCTTGTAATTTGAATTCCTagcatgttaattactataatCTTAATTGTGTTACCCTGTACAATTTCAAAATGATTGCCTTGTAGTACGTGGCATGATCAGTGAACTCACTGTGCAACTTTTAAGCAAGTGTGCCTTCCTATACTGCTTAGGGCCAAATCAAGACTTTGTCCTGATGTTACAGTAGACTCTGGCCAGATTTAAAGTGAGCGGAGTCGTGCTGAATTCATACGGATTCTGCTGAGAACTGACTGGGTTCATTTCATGCATTCATCAGTGTTCAGTGATCGAGGCTGGAGCCGAGTTGCATCTGGTCAGGCAATGGACGTACTCTGATCGACTGGCTTGTGTGTTGCAGCAGATAATGAAGGCTGTCCTTGCTGTCAAAAAAGCAGCCCTGTCTCTCcgtttctctctgtttctctagTGTCCTTGCAGCTGCCTGTCAGCCCTCAAACACAGCTGGTTTGTGAGTCACTTTACTGTGCAAATACTTCCTGATACAAGAACTGGGACAGTGGAAGGGCAGGATTCCTGTTGTAGTGACAGACCTGCCTTAAACGAGTCcttttaggaaataaaagtaaCTTTAGAGTATGTAATTTATACGCAGACCCTACCGTGTCTACAGACTGTACAGTGGTGCGTTTTAACTTAAAGGCAAGCAGCTATATCTGTGTTCTTGAGAACTGTCAGTAGGAAgagcaaaaaaaagcaaaggcttcTGCTTCCCTCATAAGAGctcctttcttttattgtttaattGTGGGGTATGTGTGCTGTTGTAAGAAttaaattagattatttttgcATGCGTAGGGCATTCAGTTTTACGTGTTGTACTAGTGAGTAGTTGTTAGAAAATGAGTATCAGGTTTCAGCCACATCCTTaccccctcctgcctcccccctaAGCTTTGGTGGCCGTGCCAGTTTGAGGAGTATCGCTGCACCCTCTTCACTCTATGTGgttatttttaacatgaaataatCTAACGCACTGGGCTACCATCTGCAAACAGTTGTTGGCATGAGAGTGGGAACAAATGGCTGGGGCTAGCGGTGCAAGACCTGCTTTATGCTGTTGCTGAGAAAGGTGTGTGGAACTGTATCCAAGTACATGCTACCGATACCTAACATAGCACTCAAATGAGGATTTCTACTCAAAATCTTGATTtgcaagaacaaaataaaatcttgctcAAGATGGGATTCATGCACAGGTTGGTCAACCATCCTCTgaaagtgtgttgttttttttttttggcttcataTGCCCAAGaattaaatgttgttttaacaTGATACTAAGTAATGTGTCTGTCTTAGTTACTTACATGCTTAAATTAATCTTTAATGCTATAATAAGATTGTATGATGTAAGATGAAAGAGCTGCTTGATGACCTTCCTTTCCAAAGGGGAACTTTCTTTATCTCCCATGTAAAAAAGATGTTAACAAAAAGATTAGAAGAAATAGTAATGCTTAGATGCGTTAAACTATCCTTGAATGTAGTATTGGATGTTGGGTTAGTATTATGTCAGTAAAGATGCACCAGTAAGAGAACCTACTAGTCTGTAGTCCAGGCAGGATCTCTGGTTTGTGGTTTCAGGTTTCTGTGACCTAGAGCTTTTGTAGTGCTGCCAGTTTCTCAGTTACTTGAGTTACTGTTTCAGAGTGTATTTTTaacccttttttcccctatgcATATTAAAATCTGGGGAgagtaaaatagaaaatatctgAAGTCTTTGTTTTCAACAGCACTTCTTAAAATGGAAGTGTTAAAGCCACTGTCATGCTACCTAACACTGCGAGAGAAATATCACGTTTGAAGCAAATTGAGCATTTCTGATGGTTTTTGTTCTGTCAAACACTTCCCCTCACCCAAAAAGCCTTTATTTGTTCAGAGTAAGGGAATGAGATGAGACGTCTGTAATGAAACAGCTAGCTTATCTGTAAGTTTTTCCTCTAGAATTAACATATAGTTAAATTTGGGTAAAAGCAATACTTAAAGCAAATGTAAATTTATTGCTTGCTTATGTTAGTGAATTTTGTAGTATAACAAGGAAACATGGACTTAACCATCGTCAAGCCAACTTGAACATCAAAATTAAAacctctgctttgttttcaaagacattGTTGTTGTATTTCAGAGTCAGGGTGCGATAACTGAGAAACTGAGAAGTTTCAGTATGCATGATTTGACTACTATACAAGGAGATGAGCCAGTAGGACAGAGGCCCTATCAGACATTACCagacacaaaaaagaaaaccagagccTCTGCAAACGAACCTCCAGGTAAGTATCACTCTAAAATAAAGGAATTCCATTTTCCAGCTAATAAACAATACATAGAAGACAAAAACCAGAAAGGAGTAATTTACCCCATTTAGAATATTTGAATGGAATTGGCTTGAGCATATTGCAATGTTAACAAATGCTGCACCCTGTCCCCCTAGCGCAATTTTTTTGGAACCACTAACAGTTTAGTGGTTCCTCCTGTCTCTGTCAGTTAGCAACAAAAATTGGCCAAAGTAAAGCGTAattggaagttaaaaaaaaaaaaaaaaaaaaaagtgattgtgTAGTGTTTCTGTGACAAAGGGACAAAAAGTTAAACAAgttaaacattaaaatttatGGAATTCCATAATTAGGAAGAGAAAATCAGTGGCAATGAATTCAGCAGGTCTGCAATCTTTGTTGGGTCAAAATGTAAAATCACGTGTGGTGATAGGAATAATGAAGGCATTAAATTGCCATAACATACTAATGCACGTTGACACTCAAAAGATGGTGTGCAGTGACCATCTTGCTtttgcagagatttttcttcagcCTGTGCTGCTTGAAGAAAGACTTCTGTGGAATACTGTTAACCATATCTTCTTAAATGGAGAGGCTACGACGTAAAGTGGTTGATATTTCTCACTAAAGAAATagctctgttctgctttcttttggCCTTCCCCGTAAGTTTGTCCTTACTTCTCACCGCTCCGTTTTGGGGAGAAGTGGTGGCTATGGGCTACAAGGCATTCCAGGAATCACATGGAAGCTCAGTGTTTCTTGAGGAATAAATGGCCACCTGAATGACTCTGTGCTGAATTGCTAATTGAGCCCAGAAGGTATTCCGTGCAAGTCAGTGTAAAGTACTGGCCAGGGAAAAAGCCCGTGAATTCACCAAGAGTTGCGTTAGGGATGATGTCACTGCAGCTGTTGTGCATGAGCTGTTCCTCAGTAACAGACCATCAGTTATTTCTCTGAAGCAgcttgaaaatgctgaaaattcaattttcagtaaaaactaCTCAAGTACAGGTTATACCGTGTAAATAATCACCGACTCTGACATTGTCTCACatgtcaaaatgttttcttagagATACTTTAACTATTTCTACTCCTGGACCGAAATCTAGTGTAtacctttccatttttctttgaagcttCTTTAAATTAGggattaaaaaaacacaaccactgGTGGAGTTGGAAATGCTATGTAgcagaatgttattttttttgtaatgtgcGCAGGGGCTTTCTGTACAAGCCAGTTGAAAAGACCCATTTGTAGAAGGACCCTGATCATGGGGTGACTGTTGTGAAAAAGGCAAATGTCATTTTGATGAATCAGATGGGGTGTTAGAATTACACATAAGTATTCCTGCCATCGCAAACATCCCTAGTAAATAACTATACATAACAGATATGATTGAAAGCTTCCATGTTTAAGAGAAGGTTAATTGAAAATGTACTGGAGGCAGTGACAGGTTGATTCGAGAATGGCAGGAGGGGCAGGGCTTGATTCTaagttcaagaaaaaatgaaatgaccaaaagaaaagaaaaaaactgtttaaagaagcattgttttcagatgaaatggTTATTGGTTGGGTTTAGTGTCCAAAAGATGTCCCTAGGTGTTCCATCTTGTAGGTTCTGCAATGGCCTTCAAAAGTAGAGCTTGCCCAGAGCTTGACCAGACTATGTCTGGGAGCTTTACATGTTTGTGACGAGGAGTCTTGTTTTTCAGACCCTAATCTTTCCAGCACATGTTTTTAAGCAGTTTGCTCCCTCTAGTGAAAATGTTTGTTAATAACCTTGGTCCTAGTTTTGCAGGATTTAAGCAACCTTTAATAACTCACATTGGATACGTCTAAAATAAACTTTGGTATTTAACATGCATAGAGAGATGCAAGCATGAAGAAAGATAGTAATGTAAAATTAGTTTTAGATGTTAATTTCTAGTAAGTGTGAACTGAACTCTGGCAGTAAATATGAGAAGTGAAAGAGTAGGACTTGATTCTGTGGGGCAGGGAATTGGAGAAATGAAAGACTAGGATTTGTTTGAGGAGGGACGAGAAGGCTGGGTGAAGAAAAGTTATTTGGTATTGATCGATTTTATATAGAGCTGAGAAGTAAATCACGAGGAACATAACAttcttacttttgtttttacacttgCCACTTTTCATCTTAATGTCTCTTCTGGGGTTAAAGACAGGTCACTCAAACAAAGTCAAAAAGTGCAGTTAAAAGATGTGTAAGTGATGTCTAAGTGAGAAATAAGACAAGACTCAGaattctgtctttgttttgaagGCTGCTTTGAATTTGCCCTGAACTGAGTCTTTTGTATTAATCCCAGATTGCAAAAACTAAACATTCTTCTAAGGAAACATGAAACTTCATGGCTCCTGCTAAGATACATCAGCAAATCTgttctttgggggggggggagtccTCTGAGAATGGAAGACCAGTATAGAACTTCTAATGGGAGTGGCAGTGAGGAGGGAGGACTGGGAATAAACTGGGCAGCTGGAAACCTGGCGTGTTCTTCGCGATGAGAtagtaaaacaaacactgaaggaAGGAATAACCAAGTAAACACataaagtgaaatttaaaatgcaacataGATTGTAAAAGGTATAAACTGGTTTATTTCTCTACATCTGCCTGTACTTAATTATAAGTACACAGTAATTTCATAGTTCATAATAGGGCTGGTGGAGAGTCATGTCCCATTTAGTAGCCTTCAGTGTAAAAGTAGGTATTCTTTTTACAACAGATTACATTGAATGTGAGGAGGTTATTTTTGTCCAGATGCTTGGGCTTGGCATCAGTGTAACTCAGCACATTGAGTAGTGGTTGTGGGAAACTGTAAGGgacacataaaataaaatatagtcaGGGGGTCAGAAGAAGGGTTTTCATCCATCTGcaaatgttgttgttgttgttgttgttgtttttcccctagAATAGCCTCCAAACAGCAGTGTCGCCAGAAATCTTAAGTACTTCTCAAGAAggccagtgattttttttgtagttcaTTGTAAAGCAGAATATGGTGCCAAAGTGATGGTTTCCCTTTTGTAGTTAAGGGACTGCTGCATTACGCACCCGTGGAATGAACTGGCTTGTTTCTCACAAATGGCAgtgtgctgctcctggcagaTCACTAGATGCCTTGTTGGTTTGAAGCATCAGGAAGAGTGACGTGTCCTTTAGATGGATGCGTGTACTGCTCTcttagaaatagaaaagttaCAGGaactttttattaaagtttttgtacaactgctttttaaaggtTACAAAattccaatggaaaaaaatcctggagATGATAAAACAGATGAAGAGGTGGAGGGGACACATTCCGAGGATGAAATGTTTGCTCAGAGAGGCCTTCGAAGAACGCAGAGCATGAAATCTGTGAAAACTATTAAAGGCCGTAAAGAGGCAAGTATAATTTTTCTTAAGAGTTTACTTTTAAAGATGTACcttagcatttttaataatgtcaGAATTTAACTTGAATCTTAGAGGGTTTATCTGTGTTAATGAATGTGAAATGGAGAAGGAAGTGTGTGTGATAACACTATCTAGGCTTGAAGATTTTGTACTTTGGGGTGCTTAATGAAATTATGCAGGAATGAAATGAACTATGCAAGGGAAGGGGGATGCTTGTAATCTTAATGCTGACACCACCAATCCCAAGTTCCAGAAATGGAGTACCTTGAAAGGAGTGTAGATAATGGTGTTGTCACCTGCAGTAGTGTCTTGATTGCGCATATTAAGTATCTGCTGTTTTAATGGTCTAAGATAATTCACAATTATTAGTTGGCGTAGGCATATGGCCTGCTTGGACTTGTAACCCACAAAGAGAAGATATGTATGTGGGATTCAAAGAGCTTTGTATTTGCGTATCACAAACTTAAGGACGCTTCAGGATAAATATCTATGGAATCTCATCAAGTTTGGGAAATAACTCTGGGAACAGCTTCTTGCCTAATTCTGTTGAAAATGTCTGTCATTCAGTCAGAGGCAGATCATCTGCCTGACTCTGTGGAGTGTCCGAAGCATGCTTAATGACACTATACTGGAGTAGTAGAAAGGTAAATATGTCTGTCTGAAGTGACCTTAACTCTTTTaagttctactttttttttttttccctcagataCGGTATGGATCACTGAAATACAGAGTAAAGAAGAGACCCACCGTATACTTTTAAGTTTATTGCACAATGCCTGCAAGTCAAACTGCTGTATTATAAGAACTTGAATTCAGTACTTCAAGTGTTAAAGATCTGTGTATGATTCATATAACGGATATATATGGATAGATATGGTAGGACTTGGTTTTGTGAGCCTAAATGATTGGATAATGTATtactctgcttttctgtaattGCTTGTTGTTTAGACTTTAATCTGGAGAAGCTATAGGATGAATTTCATCACTGCTTAAATAAGAGTTAAATGAGTAACAGGAAACAGCTTGACTTTTTCAGAGGTACTGAGCAGACTGAAATAATTACAAGTCCAGGTGAATTAGCAGAAGCTGGAAGTGTTTGGAACTTGTGAAAGTTGAACCCATAGTGTCCTTTAGTTTACATGGAAAGTAGCTATACTTGAAATATTCTTCTGAACTACAGTTCCTGAAAAGACCTATGTGTAGTTTAAAAACATAGTTTAAAGGACAGCAGATGAtatggggaaggagaaggaaaggtgaGATAGACAGGGAATATCCTTAAGATCATCTTCTCACATCATATTTCCAAGCTTAACAAACTTGTATAATGCTAACAGGTGCAAAATGGGGGTACGTTTAGCACTTTATGCAAAACTGGGTAGTTTTGCACACTTACTGATTTACAGCTGCACATGTCATTTTAGTTAATTCTTAGGTAGATTAGACTTATCTTTTGAATGCCAGCAATTCTGTAGTTCGTGGTCTTTTTATAACTTGATTGCTTAAGTACACTTAGGATGCTGTAGGTACATGTAAGTGCAACTAACACTTAACAATATAAGCAGGTGCCTTTCTGTGTCTTACAGGGCTGCGGGGTTATCTGTCTGGtttttttggtattgttttttcttcccccttcagCTGAGAAGATGTAACATGATTTAAGTCAGTTTTTGGTTAAAATTGTGGTAAATAAAACCTGTAGCAATTCTGGTGATAGACCTCAGGGATCTGAGCAACCCATCAACTGTGTAATATAAGTCATGCTGTCATGGTGGCACGTATGATAGATTATTCAGGccctggtttggttttgctctgcatttctgtaagaaaatatatatatatttagattatgtatatgtgtatatttctTATCATGTGGATTCTAAATTTGGCAGTGTAGTATTTTATTGCTAAAGttattactaaaatatttacatacaaacagctttttctgGAAGTCTAGCTCATTTACTCAGCCATGTTGTAATCTAGTGTCCATGGCATGGCTGTTTGCACAGATTAATTTTGGAATGTCATTCAAGGCAGGGACTTGTCAAAATATCCTTTTGAGGTTCCTGTTGGTtccattttctgtaattctgagaagcaggctgattttttttttctactgtggATTTTGGCAAGACAGATCCACTTTCTGTagatagtttttttttattacttggCATGGGTAGAGATGGTGTTAATTTTCTGTAAAGGAGTTAATTTTCTGTAAAGGAGAATGATGTGTTGTCCCTCCTATCCTTGAATCTCAGACGCCAATCCTTAAGCTTTCTCCCAGGTATGACAGTCACCTGCAAGCCTACTGCAGTGCTTTCAAACGTTTTCTTAAGGGTctgctgcagtgttttctttttattgttacaGCCATAGCAGGTTTGCTGCTGGTGGGCACTTAATGGCCTGTTAACATAGACTGCCATTTGAAGTAGTCTTCTGTAGATTTCTTTGGGCCAGGGTTTGAATTTTATGGATAAAAATGCAGCTGGTCTGTATTGGCATTGCAATTGCAGGCATTTATAAGCAAAATGTAAAGCCTTGGAATGGAATGATACTGATAGCTTGGTGCTTATAGCATCTCCATGGAAGGTAAATGCTTTAGTAAGAAGTTGCAATATTCCATATGGGATCAGAAGGCCaaagtttgttttactttactCAAAGACATCATTTCATGCAAGATGACAGGAAGCCTGCTCTCTCCCAAATGAGTAtagtgcaaaaataaatactgtccTCTAACCAAAATGGCAATTTGTGATTTAGCTTTTATAAGGAACTGTTTCCAAGGGTGCGAGGAGTGGAGGGCAGTGCTCAGAAAGGGTGTGGTTCCTTGCTTCTGTCCCACAAATGTTTGCAATTCTCATCTGCTTCCCTGAATGGAGGAAACGCCCAAGCAGGAAAAGTCTGTCTGTGTGTTATGGTACGTAAGATGTTAGAGGAAACAGGCTTTTGTATTTGCATCTTGCCCCTCCTCAAAAACTAGAATAACCTGGACACAGAGTCGAATCTCTAAATGTTATT
Proteins encoded in this region:
- the REEP3 gene encoding receptor expression-enhancing protein 3, coding for MVSWMISRAVVLVFGMLYPAYYSYKAVKTKNVKEYVRWMMYWIVFALYTVTETITDLTVSWFPLYYELKIAFVIWLLSPYTRGASLIYRKFLHPLLSSKEREIDEYIVQAKERGYETMVNFGRQGLNLAATAAVTAAVKSQGAITEKLRSFSMHDLTTIQGDEPVGQRPYQTLPDTKKKTRASANEPPGYKIPMEKNPGDDKTDEEVEGTHSEDEMFAQRGLRRTQSMKSVKTIKGRKEIRYGSLKYRVKKRPTVYF